The Candidatus Nanopelagicales bacterium genome contains a region encoding:
- a CDS encoding glycosyltransferase family 4 protein, translated as MTDRTLVITNDFPPRSGGIQSFVHGLVLRQPEGSIVVYAPKWKGAAQFDAQQPFPVVRHGTSLMLPEPSVLRRSKQIAAAEGCTRVLFGATAPLGLLAGSLRKSGVERLVGITHGHEAAWAVTPGAKQALHRIGDATDTITYLGEYTRSRIARALSPAAASRMRRLVPGVDDQTFSPVNAQEGALVRERLGLAGRPVVVCVSRLMPRKGQDTLIDALPEVARAVPGAALLIVGGGPYRADLEKLVAERGLADSVVITGSVPFDQLPAHYAAGDVFAMPCRTRNRGLDVEGLGIVYLEASATGLPVIAGDSGGAPDAVLAGETGYVVPGGSSTAVSSRLIELLQNPERAAQMGRAGRAWVERTWSWPLIAGRLTDLLDGRNPDAE; from the coding sequence GTGACCGACAGAACCCTCGTCATTACGAATGACTTTCCTCCTCGTTCCGGCGGGATTCAGTCCTTTGTCCACGGGTTGGTTCTGCGACAGCCTGAGGGTTCGATCGTGGTGTACGCGCCAAAGTGGAAGGGTGCGGCTCAGTTCGATGCCCAACAACCATTCCCCGTCGTTCGGCATGGCACTTCATTGATGTTGCCGGAACCATCGGTCCTTCGCCGCTCCAAGCAAATTGCCGCTGCCGAAGGTTGTACCCGGGTGCTGTTTGGTGCCACAGCGCCACTTGGCCTGTTAGCCGGGTCACTGCGGAAGTCCGGCGTTGAGCGCCTGGTCGGCATCACCCACGGGCATGAGGCCGCCTGGGCGGTGACCCCAGGCGCCAAACAGGCACTGCACCGAATCGGTGATGCGACTGACACGATCACCTATTTGGGGGAGTACACGCGCTCGCGGATTGCGCGTGCGCTGAGTCCCGCCGCGGCCTCACGGATGCGTCGACTGGTCCCGGGCGTCGATGACCAGACGTTTTCGCCGGTCAACGCGCAGGAAGGTGCACTCGTGCGTGAGCGGCTCGGCCTGGCCGGCAGGCCTGTCGTCGTCTGTGTCTCTCGGCTGATGCCGCGTAAGGGCCAGGACACCCTGATCGACGCGTTACCCGAGGTCGCGCGAGCCGTCCCGGGGGCCGCGTTGCTGATCGTGGGTGGTGGGCCCTACCGCGCAGACCTGGAGAAGCTGGTTGCCGAGCGTGGGCTCGCCGACAGTGTCGTCATCACCGGCTCGGTTCCGTTTGACCAGTTGCCCGCGCACTACGCCGCGGGTGACGTCTTTGCGATGCCGTGCCGTACCCGCAACCGTGGGCTGGATGTTGAGGGTCTCGGCATTGTCTACCTGGAAGCCAGCGCAACCGGTCTGCCGGTGATCGCCGGTGATTCCGGTGGAGCTCCAGATGCGGTTCTGGCTGGAGAGACCGGATACGTCGTGCCTGGTGGTTCCTCAACGGCCGTATCGAGTCGGCTCATCGAGCTTCTGCAGAACCCCGAACGCGCAGCGCAGATGGGCAGGGCCGGTCGGGCGTGGGTGGAGAGGACTTGGAGCTGGCCGCTGATCGCCGGCCGGTTGACGGACCTGTTAGACGGTCGAAACCCCGACGCGGAGTAG
- a CDS encoding DUF2029 domain-containing protein produces MSTARYPQLGRYATIRRLTDWWDSPRSASWRGKPGLITTYVLSRIFLVLVPLGFFPYSGGKLMANDVVLYNSWAQVIMSGHYPVNDPMWQYPPLAGFVFAIGSAITSHPTAGFIILALLADLLIFVTLLRRGLAVGRLAGAWTYTIAGLVIGPVMLSRFDIFPTVLAVFALLMLAKPVRSGILLGFGTLLKVWPAFLIVAHPRRALPKVAAAMIATVVAGMSLLSLWGPGFLTFLKEQGDRGLQIESVGGVVYVIGQYLGLDVETVFRYGSMEINATGAGFIASFVTIAGFVTLGAIAYARLRGRLEHVAGPDVALAVILVSIASSRVFSPQYMVWVAGIAGVCMLSSHTRMKPIIWLLMLVALFGQLVYPFTYGNMMTGGWYGVLFQALRIGLLMVATAWAVVRVMRPVRAAESGASDDHVAAQRRESDFA; encoded by the coding sequence ATGAGCACCGCGCGGTACCCACAACTTGGGCGTTATGCGACCATCCGTCGCCTCACTGACTGGTGGGACTCGCCACGTTCGGCGTCGTGGCGCGGAAAGCCCGGGTTGATCACCACCTACGTTCTCAGCCGAATCTTCTTGGTCCTCGTCCCGCTGGGGTTCTTCCCCTACTCGGGCGGCAAGCTCATGGCCAACGACGTCGTCCTCTATAACTCGTGGGCGCAAGTCATCATGTCCGGTCACTACCCGGTCAACGACCCGATGTGGCAGTACCCACCGTTGGCGGGCTTCGTTTTTGCCATCGGTTCGGCAATCACCAGCCACCCGACCGCTGGCTTCATCATTCTGGCCCTCTTAGCCGACTTGCTCATCTTCGTCACGTTGCTGCGCCGTGGATTGGCGGTCGGACGCCTCGCCGGCGCATGGACGTACACGATCGCGGGTCTGGTCATCGGCCCAGTCATGCTGAGCCGATTCGACATCTTCCCGACGGTCCTGGCGGTCTTCGCGCTGCTGATGCTCGCCAAGCCTGTGCGCAGCGGCATCCTGCTGGGTTTCGGCACGCTGCTGAAGGTCTGGCCGGCATTCCTGATCGTCGCGCATCCCCGCCGAGCCCTGCCCAAGGTTGCCGCCGCAATGATCGCCACGGTCGTCGCCGGCATGAGTTTGCTGTCCCTGTGGGGCCCGGGGTTCCTCACGTTCCTGAAGGAGCAAGGCGACCGGGGACTGCAGATCGAGTCGGTGGGAGGAGTCGTCTATGTGATTGGGCAGTACCTCGGCCTCGACGTTGAGACGGTGTTCCGCTATGGATCGATGGAGATCAATGCCACCGGTGCCGGGTTCATCGCATCCTTCGTGACGATCGCAGGATTCGTGACTCTCGGCGCCATCGCCTACGCCCGCCTGCGTGGCCGGTTGGAGCATGTTGCCGGACCGGATGTCGCCCTTGCTGTGATCCTGGTGTCAATCGCGTCAAGTCGCGTGTTCTCTCCGCAATACATGGTCTGGGTCGCCGGTATCGCAGGCGTTTGCATGCTCAGCAGCCACACCCGGATGAAGCCGATCATCTGGCTGCTGATGCTCGTGGCCCTGTTCGGCCAGCTCGTGTACCCGTTCACCTACGGAAACATGATGACCGGCGGCTGGTATGGAGTGCTCTTCCAGGCCCTGCGCATTGGCCTGCTGATGGTGGCTACGGCTTGGGCGGTCGTTCGGGTGATGCGTCCGGTTCGCGCTGCCGAATCCGGTGCCAGCGACGACCACGTTGCGGCACAGCGCCGTGAGAGTGACTTCGCCTGA